One genomic window of Paeniglutamicibacter sp. Y32M11 includes the following:
- a CDS encoding energy-coupling factor ABC transporter ATP-binding protein translates to MPERTVLSPCTVELSEPRIAVIGANGSGKSTLLRLINGLVSPSTGSVDVQGFNTVGQAKAVRQRVGFLFTDPLSQLVMPIVIEDVELSLKASHKNRAQRTEAAQRALATLGLEHLAHRSIYDLSGGERQLVALCSVLAAGQSILVADEPTTLLDLANNQLLQSTFDALTQQVIYATHDLDFAASADRALLVSNGQIIFDGPAPEAVSTYRRLVRDGRLTP, encoded by the coding sequence ATGCCTGAGCGCACCGTCCTTTCCCCCTGCACCGTTGAACTCAGCGAGCCTCGGATCGCCGTCATCGGAGCCAACGGCTCGGGAAAATCCACGTTGCTGCGTTTGATCAATGGGTTGGTTTCCCCCTCTACCGGATCGGTGGACGTCCAGGGGTTTAACACCGTCGGGCAGGCCAAGGCGGTGCGTCAACGGGTGGGGTTTTTATTCACCGATCCGCTCTCGCAATTGGTGATGCCCATCGTGATTGAAGACGTTGAGCTATCGCTGAAGGCCAGCCACAAGAACCGTGCACAGCGCACCGAGGCCGCGCAACGCGCCCTCGCCACGCTCGGCCTTGAACATCTGGCTCACCGCAGCATCTACGACCTCTCCGGTGGCGAGCGTCAGCTAGTGGCTCTCTGCAGCGTATTGGCAGCAGGGCAGAGCATCTTGGTGGCCGATGAACCCACCACACTGCTGGATCTGGCCAATAACCAATTGCTTCAATCAACATTCGACGCACTAACGCAGCAGGTCATCTACGCCACCCATGATCTGGATTTTGCCGCCTCAGCCGACCGAGCACTGTTGGTTTCCAACGGACAGATCATCTTTGATGGTCCTGCCCCCGAGGCCGTGTCCACGTATCGTCGGCTGGTTCGTGATGGACGACTGACCCCGTGA
- a CDS encoding biotin transporter BioY — translation MTSPTQRISGTTPRIGARDLALVSVFAALIAVLTLVPAVPVGALGVPITLQTMGVALTALILGSLRGFSATGLYLLVGLAGVPIFAKFSGGVGSLAAPSAGYLLAFPIAALVTGALATLVLRKVRRFRFLFLFLAAMGGSILIIHPMGILGMSLNAQIPLGKAFILDMAYWPGDVVKNLLAAAIAVSVFKAFPAFARRRYQS, via the coding sequence ATGACTTCACCCACGCAGCGGATCTCCGGAACTACTCCGCGCATCGGCGCCCGCGATCTTGCCCTCGTTTCCGTTTTCGCCGCGCTCATCGCCGTGCTCACGCTGGTCCCGGCCGTTCCGGTCGGCGCATTAGGTGTCCCCATCACCCTGCAAACCATGGGTGTGGCTCTCACCGCGCTCATCCTTGGATCCCTCCGCGGCTTCTCCGCCACCGGGCTATACCTACTAGTGGGACTGGCGGGAGTACCCATCTTCGCCAAATTCTCCGGCGGCGTTGGTTCCTTGGCCGCACCGAGCGCCGGCTACCTGCTGGCCTTCCCCATCGCCGCATTAGTCACCGGAGCCCTTGCGACACTCGTGTTACGCAAGGTACGCCGATTCCGCTTTCTCTTCCTGTTCTTGGCCGCCATGGGCGGATCGATTCTCATCATCCACCCGATGGGCATCCTGGGCATGAGCCTCAATGCGCAGATCCCACTGGGCAAGGCCTTCATCCTTGACATGGCCTATTGGCCGGGTGACGTGGTGAAGAACTTGTTGGCCGCCGCGATTGCCGTGAGCGTGTTCAAGGCCTTCCCCGCCTTCGCCCGCCGCCGCTACCAGAGTTAG
- a CDS encoding heme o synthase translates to MSVKTVSVDSATRARAARQHDEGLGDFVSRKAKAYLALTKPRVIELLLVTTLPTMMFAERGFPSISLVLATLLGGGMAAGASGSFNCYIDRDMDKIMKRTKGRPLVTGEVTPREALIFSYLLGIASLVVLWFGTNPLTTALGLAAILFYVVLYTLILKRRTSQNIVWGGIAGCMPVLIGWAAVTNKVEWPAIILFLIIFLWTPPHYWPLSMKYADDYNAAHVPMLGAISSARRVSVQVVLYAWATVVCSLLLAPMGYAGIVYTVLAGVSGLWFVYECHVLYREAQRDHDPAEMNKKAMKVFHISITYLTLVFVALAIDPFVGGPLFG, encoded by the coding sequence ATGTCTGTGAAGACCGTGTCCGTTGACTCCGCCACGAGGGCCCGCGCAGCTCGTCAGCATGACGAAGGTCTTGGTGACTTCGTTTCGCGTAAAGCGAAGGCCTACCTGGCGCTGACCAAACCCCGGGTCATCGAGCTATTGCTCGTAACCACGCTGCCGACCATGATGTTTGCCGAACGAGGGTTCCCCTCGATTTCCCTGGTGCTTGCCACCTTGCTCGGTGGCGGTATGGCGGCCGGAGCCTCGGGTTCCTTCAACTGCTATATCGATCGCGATATGGACAAGATCATGAAGCGCACCAAGGGGCGCCCGCTGGTGACCGGCGAGGTCACTCCGCGTGAAGCGCTGATCTTCTCCTACCTGCTGGGCATTGCCTCGCTGGTAGTGCTGTGGTTTGGGACCAACCCGCTGACCACCGCCCTGGGCCTGGCCGCGATTCTTTTCTACGTGGTGCTCTACACCCTGATCCTCAAGCGCCGCACCTCCCAGAACATCGTCTGGGGCGGCATTGCCGGCTGCATGCCGGTGCTCATCGGTTGGGCGGCCGTGACCAACAAGGTGGAGTGGCCAGCGATCATCCTGTTCCTCATCATCTTCTTGTGGACGCCGCCGCATTACTGGCCGCTGTCCATGAAGTATGCCGATGACTACAACGCGGCTCACGTGCCGATGCTCGGCGCTATTTCCAGCGCTCGACGCGTCTCGGTACAGGTCGTTCTGTACGCCTGGGCCACCGTGGTCTGCTCGCTGCTGCTGGCTCCGATGGGTTACGCGGGCATCGTTTACACGGTGCTGGCCGGCGTCTCGGGCCTCTGGTTCGTCTACGAATGCCACGTGCTCTACCGTGAGGCGCAGCGCGACCACGACCCGGCCGAGATGAACAAGAAGGCCATGAAGGTCTTCCACATTTCCATCACCTACCTGACGCTGGTCTTCGTGGCCCTGGCCATCGATCCGTTTGTTGGCGGTCCGCTCTTCGGCTAG
- the sufC gene encoding Fe-S cluster assembly ATPase SufC, which translates to MSTLEIKDLHVSIETEQGEKEILKGVSLTIKTGETHAIMGPNGSGKSTLASTIAGHPRYTVTSGSITLDGADVLEMSVDERARAGLFLAMQYPVEVPGVSMTNFLRTAKTAIDGTAPKLRTWTKEVKTAMEALKIDAEFASRNVNEGFSGGEKKRVEILQLELFKPKFAILDETDSGLDVDALKTVSEGVNRAQEENQMGTLLITHYTRILRYIKPDFVHVFVDGKIAEQGGAELADRLEEEGYDRFLNVPA; encoded by the coding sequence ATGTCTACTCTGGAAATCAAGGACCTGCACGTCTCGATCGAGACCGAGCAGGGCGAAAAGGAAATCCTCAAGGGTGTTTCCCTCACCATCAAGACCGGTGAAACTCACGCCATCATGGGCCCCAACGGCTCGGGCAAGTCCACCCTCGCCTCGACCATTGCCGGTCACCCGCGCTACACGGTCACCTCCGGCTCGATCACCCTCGACGGTGCCGACGTCTTGGAGATGAGCGTTGACGAGCGTGCACGCGCTGGCCTGTTCCTGGCCATGCAGTACCCGGTTGAGGTTCCTGGCGTTTCGATGACCAACTTCTTGCGCACCGCCAAGACCGCCATCGATGGCACTGCCCCGAAGCTGCGGACCTGGACCAAAGAGGTCAAGACCGCTATGGAAGCGTTGAAGATTGATGCGGAGTTCGCTTCGCGTAACGTCAACGAGGGCTTCTCCGGCGGCGAAAAGAAGCGCGTGGAGATCCTCCAGCTGGAGCTCTTCAAGCCCAAGTTTGCCATCCTGGATGAAACCGACTCGGGCCTTGACGTTGACGCGTTGAAGACCGTCTCCGAGGGTGTTAACCGCGCTCAAGAAGAGAACCAGATGGGCACGCTGCTCATCACTCACTACACCCGTATCCTGCGTTACATCAAGCCCGACTTCGTGCACGTCTTTGTTGACGGCAAGATTGCCGAGCAGGGTGGCGCAGAGTTGGCCGATCGCCTCGAGGAAGAGGGCTACGACCGCTTCCTGAACGTCCCGGCCTAG
- the sufD gene encoding Fe-S cluster assembly protein SufD encodes MTDTATHLSGEKARLGAPSISGFTEEGENLSPLNAAEVSSPLGGDASKAHSHGAGAGIPDSSRAGRKTSYNVEDFAALTGREEDFRFTPLKRLGGLHKNELTGAAPEVSFVGAKAVTLETVAMTDARVGSAGIPEDRVSANAWKYAAEAKVLTIPADSSGEEVTLTFTGTSTEAAASHLVVIAEKNSESVLVIDHVGSAVLAQNIEIDVREGAKLTVISLQAWADDAIHASAHLAKVGKDAHLKHIAVTYGGDLVRVTPSAHFEGEGGEVELFGLYFADAGQHLEHRLFVDHATPNCKSNVLYKGALQGKDAHTVWVGDVLIRKEAKGTNSYEANRNLVLTDGARSDSVPNLEIETGLIDGAGHASTTGRFNDEHLFYLMARGIDEKTARRLVVRGFLNEIVQQIRVPEIEERLAETIERELAATDS; translated from the coding sequence ATGACTGATACCGCAACTCACTTATCGGGCGAAAAGGCCCGTCTCGGTGCACCCAGCATTTCCGGATTCACCGAAGAGGGCGAAAACCTTTCGCCCTTGAACGCAGCAGAAGTTTCCTCCCCGCTGGGCGGCGACGCCTCCAAGGCGCACAGCCACGGTGCCGGTGCGGGAATCCCTGACTCCTCACGCGCTGGCCGCAAGACCAGCTACAACGTTGAGGACTTCGCGGCGCTGACCGGCCGTGAAGAGGACTTCCGCTTCACCCCGCTCAAGCGCTTGGGCGGACTGCACAAGAACGAGCTCACCGGCGCGGCCCCCGAGGTGTCCTTCGTCGGCGCCAAGGCAGTCACCCTGGAAACCGTTGCCATGACCGACGCTCGCGTTGGCTCGGCCGGAATCCCGGAGGACCGGGTTTCTGCCAATGCGTGGAAGTACGCTGCAGAAGCCAAGGTACTGACCATTCCCGCTGACTCCAGCGGCGAAGAAGTCACCCTGACCTTCACCGGCACGTCCACCGAGGCTGCAGCCAGCCACCTGGTGGTTATTGCGGAAAAGAACTCCGAATCGGTGCTCGTCATCGACCACGTGGGATCCGCAGTATTGGCACAGAACATTGAGATTGATGTTCGCGAAGGCGCCAAGCTCACCGTCATCTCGCTGCAGGCTTGGGCCGATGACGCAATTCACGCCTCGGCACACCTCGCCAAGGTCGGCAAGGATGCGCACCTGAAGCACATCGCCGTTACCTACGGCGGAGACCTGGTCCGCGTGACCCCCTCGGCGCACTTTGAGGGTGAGGGTGGAGAAGTGGAGCTCTTCGGACTGTACTTCGCCGATGCCGGACAGCACCTCGAGCACCGCCTGTTTGTTGATCACGCCACGCCGAACTGCAAGTCCAACGTTCTGTACAAGGGCGCGCTGCAGGGCAAGGACGCGCACACCGTCTGGGTTGGCGACGTACTGATCCGCAAGGAAGCCAAGGGGACAAACTCCTACGAGGCGAACCGCAACCTGGTTCTCACCGACGGGGCACGCTCCGACTCGGTCCCCAACCTGGAAATCGAGACCGGCCTGATTGACGGTGCGGGACACGCATCGACCACCGGCCGCTTCAACGATGAGCACCTCTTCTACCTGATGGCTCGCGGCATCGACGAGAAGACTGCCCGCCGTCTGGTGGTGCGCGGCTTCCTGAACGAAATCGTGCAGCAGATCCGGGTTCCGGAGATCGAGGAACGCCTCGCCGAAACCATCGAGCGCGAACTGGCGGCCACGGACAGCTAG
- a CDS encoding metal-sulfur cluster assembly factor translates to MSVENEAASGSTETQIEDVEEALKDVIDPELGVNIVDLGLLYGLKYADDGALLIDMTLTTAACPLTDVIEEQVAQALDSVVDSYRLNWVWMPPWGPERITDDGRDQMRALGFNI, encoded by the coding sequence ATGAGCGTAGAAAACGAAGCGGCCAGCGGGTCGACTGAAACCCAAATTGAGGACGTCGAAGAGGCGCTCAAGGATGTTATTGACCCCGAGCTCGGGGTGAACATCGTTGACCTCGGCCTGCTTTACGGGCTGAAGTATGCCGATGATGGCGCACTGCTAATCGACATGACGTTGACAACGGCTGCATGCCCGTTGACCGATGTCATCGAGGAGCAGGTAGCCCAGGCACTGGATTCGGTTGTCGATTCCTACCGCCTGAACTGGGTCTGGATGCCACCATGGGGTCCGGAGCGGATCACCGATGACGGTCGCGACCAGATGCGAGCCCTCGGCTTCAACATCTAG
- a CDS encoding heme A synthase, giving the protein MSTNASGTRWYALFAALIARLADKLPTTVNNTVHRLAIASLASQIGIIITGGAVRLTKSGLGCSQWPNCVPGSMTPVAEMGIHGLIEFGNRLLTFVLTAVAVAMIVSLWRMRATHKTVFRLAIALLAVIPAQALIGGITVWTRLNPWVVSLHFLVSAALVMAATLLVTRTGALRRGETSLGAPAGTTQRFLAWVIFASAAVALVLGTIVTGTGPHAGDADAPRHMFDPYIVTRIHVVPVYLLVLAIIAALVLAYRNASDKKLRTPLLLLAAVVVLQGIIGYVQHFTGLPVLLVLAHMLGASLLASAAVHLWDRSTTKFPF; this is encoded by the coding sequence ATGAGCACCAACGCTTCCGGCACTCGCTGGTACGCCCTATTTGCCGCCCTCATTGCCCGGTTGGCGGACAAGTTGCCAACCACCGTGAACAATACGGTGCATCGGCTGGCCATCGCCTCGCTGGCCTCGCAGATTGGCATCATTATTACCGGTGGCGCAGTACGCCTGACTAAATCCGGTCTGGGCTGTTCGCAGTGGCCCAACTGTGTCCCGGGCTCGATGACTCCGGTCGCCGAAATGGGCATCCACGGACTCATCGAGTTCGGCAACCGTTTGCTGACCTTCGTCCTGACCGCCGTGGCGGTGGCGATGATCGTTTCCCTCTGGCGCATGCGCGCCACCCACAAGACGGTGTTCCGGCTCGCCATCGCACTGCTGGCCGTCATCCCGGCGCAGGCGCTCATCGGCGGCATCACAGTCTGGACTCGCCTGAACCCGTGGGTCGTCTCGCTGCATTTCTTGGTCTCCGCAGCCCTGGTCATGGCGGCCACCTTGCTGGTCACCCGCACCGGAGCACTACGCCGCGGCGAAACCTCACTGGGCGCACCGGCCGGAACCACACAACGCTTCCTGGCCTGGGTCATTTTTGCTTCCGCCGCCGTGGCATTGGTGCTGGGCACCATCGTCACGGGCACCGGCCCGCACGCCGGTGATGCTGACGCTCCGCGCCACATGTTTGACCCATACATCGTCACCCGTATCCATGTGGTTCCGGTGTACCTCCTGGTGCTGGCGATCATCGCCGCGCTCGTGCTGGCGTACCGCAACGCCAGCGACAAGAAGCTGCGCACCCCGTTGCTCCTGCTGGCAGCCGTCGTGGTCCTGCAGGGCATCATCGGTTATGTGCAGCACTTCACCGGCCTGCCGGTCCTCTTGGTGCTGGCTCACATGCTCGGCGCCTCGCTCTTGGCCTCGGCCGCGGTGCACCTCTGGGACCGCAGCACCACGAAGTTCCCCTTCTAA
- a CDS encoding metalloregulator ArsR/SmtB family transcription factor, translated as MYSSNKSVAVSDAPAPHVPVTGDAEERTRDRVLYSVLEDGPISAAELGERLGFTPAAVRRHLDALSKQGLVEVKLVANQRSGAGRPSRRYVLSHRGQTKMGNDYLDIATDALTELGRAAGPAAVEAFAARRFAAMEQRYRPAVEGIEALEDRAEALSEVLSADGFVASTRKVGAGSPTATMLSVQLCQGHCPIQDLAREFPVFCEMETQAFSRLLGVDVRRLSTLASGGHVCTTHVPVGRNQTPQPAEKRTRIKITKQERPR; from the coding sequence GTGTATTCATCGAATAAGTCCGTGGCTGTCTCCGATGCCCCGGCGCCCCACGTTCCCGTAACGGGTGATGCCGAAGAACGCACCCGCGACCGCGTCCTGTATTCCGTCCTTGAAGACGGACCTATCAGTGCCGCCGAACTGGGCGAGCGCCTGGGCTTTACTCCAGCTGCCGTCCGTCGCCACCTTGATGCCCTCTCCAAGCAGGGGCTCGTTGAGGTCAAGCTTGTCGCCAACCAGCGCTCCGGCGCCGGGCGGCCGTCCCGCCGCTACGTGCTTTCGCACCGCGGCCAAACAAAAATGGGCAACGATTACCTCGACATCGCAACCGATGCGCTGACCGAACTTGGCCGTGCCGCCGGACCTGCCGCCGTTGAGGCGTTCGCCGCCCGCCGTTTTGCCGCCATGGAGCAGCGATATCGCCCGGCGGTTGAGGGAATCGAGGCACTGGAGGACCGTGCCGAGGCTCTGAGTGAAGTACTCAGTGCCGATGGTTTTGTTGCCTCCACTCGAAAGGTCGGGGCAGGTTCGCCCACGGCCACCATGCTCAGCGTTCAGCTGTGCCAGGGGCACTGCCCCATTCAAGATTTGGCCAGGGAATTCCCCGTCTTTTGCGAGATGGAAACCCAAGCCTTTTCCCGTCTGCTGGGTGTCGATGTGCGAAGGCTCTCGACACTAGCCAGCGGCGGGCATGTGTGTACGACCCACGTCCCCGTGGGCCGGAACCAAACTCCTCAGCCAGCTGAGAAGAGAACTCGAATCAAGATCACGAAGCAGGAGAGGCCGCGATGA
- a CDS encoding energy-coupling factor transporter transmembrane protein EcfT encodes MSANHQMLLGHYLPGTSLIHRAPLLAKYLVVLIIGAAVLIYRIPAVGIGALLFGVGLFALAGPRVLRAWVAPLRQLWWVFAILGIYQAILNSPLFALSLISGMLAVIQCGRLILLTTTQSALLDGLEAAAAPVRFIGGNPATIALAVALMLRSIPAIATSVQDLTDAAKARDIKRNPAILAAPVVINTVAYAQRTADALAARGIMERN; translated from the coding sequence GTGAGCGCCAACCACCAGATGTTACTGGGGCACTATCTGCCCGGCACCAGTCTGATCCACCGAGCCCCGCTGCTGGCTAAATACCTCGTGGTTCTCATCATCGGCGCAGCGGTGCTGATCTATCGAATTCCCGCGGTCGGCATCGGAGCTCTTTTGTTCGGCGTGGGCCTCTTTGCCCTCGCTGGCCCCAGGGTATTGCGCGCCTGGGTTGCACCGCTGCGTCAGCTCTGGTGGGTCTTCGCCATTTTGGGGATTTATCAAGCAATCCTTAATTCCCCGCTTTTCGCGCTGAGCCTCATCAGTGGAATGCTCGCGGTGATCCAATGCGGGCGTTTGATCCTGCTGACCACCACCCAGTCGGCACTGCTTGATGGACTCGAGGCAGCCGCTGCCCCCGTACGATTCATCGGCGGCAACCCTGCCACCATCGCCCTGGCTGTGGCACTAATGCTCCGCAGTATTCCGGCCATTGCTACCTCCGTACAAGATCTCACGGACGCCGCCAAGGCCCGCGATATCAAGCGCAACCCTGCCATTCTTGCCGCTCCGGTGGTCATCAACACCGTTGCCTACGCCCAGCGCACGGCCGATGCATTGGCCGCGCGTGGAATCATGGAACGCAACTAA
- a CDS encoding ABC transporter ATP-binding protein → MSNVSPSLVIEDLLKDFGPVPALDGRMVRVLHGISLTAHAGTVTTLLGSNGAGKSTTLGCAQGLLKTNGGSVRLLGEDPFGASPALRSRVGVMLQDGGLPPSLRPIPLLEHVASMYERPADINSLIERLGINEFSTTSIRRLSGGQKQRVALAAALAGNPEVIFLDEPSAGLDPQSRQVVFDLIGELREAGLCIVLTTHLMEDAQRLSDYVYIIDDGRNVAQGTVAELTAHAANESPAQAVTFSATAAMVLPAFPEHLQLIESKPGHYRFDGVRSAADLAALTGWWSSEGILPNSLTMQPRTLEDVFLEIADKGNHAN, encoded by the coding sequence GTGTCCAATGTGTCTCCAAGCCTCGTTATCGAGGACTTGCTCAAAGATTTCGGCCCCGTACCCGCCCTTGATGGTCGTATGGTGCGTGTTTTGCATGGCATCAGCCTGACAGCACACGCCGGTACCGTCACCACCCTACTGGGGTCCAACGGTGCGGGTAAGTCCACCACACTGGGCTGCGCGCAGGGCCTACTCAAAACCAACGGCGGCAGCGTCCGGCTGCTGGGCGAGGATCCCTTCGGAGCCAGCCCGGCCCTGCGTTCACGTGTGGGAGTCATGTTGCAGGACGGCGGCTTGCCTCCCTCGCTGCGCCCGATTCCCTTACTGGAACACGTCGCTTCGATGTACGAGCGCCCGGCCGACATCAATTCACTCATTGAGCGTCTGGGCATCAACGAATTTTCCACCACCTCGATCCGGCGCCTCTCCGGTGGTCAGAAGCAGCGTGTTGCCCTGGCGGCCGCGTTGGCCGGAAATCCCGAAGTCATCTTCCTTGACGAGCCGAGCGCCGGCCTCGATCCGCAGTCACGCCAAGTTGTTTTTGACCTGATTGGTGAACTGCGCGAAGCCGGACTGTGCATCGTGCTCACCACGCATTTGATGGAGGATGCTCAGCGTCTCTCGGACTACGTCTACATCATTGATGATGGCCGCAACGTGGCTCAAGGCACCGTTGCCGAGCTCACCGCGCACGCGGCCAACGAGTCTCCCGCGCAGGCAGTGACCTTCAGCGCTACCGCGGCCATGGTGCTGCCAGCGTTCCCCGAACATCTGCAGCTGATCGAATCCAAGCCCGGGCACTACCGCTTTGATGGGGTGCGCAGTGCGGCTGACCTCGCGGCGCTGACCGGGTGGTGGAGCAGCGAAGGCATCTTGCCGAACTCACTGACCATGCAGCCGAGAACACTTGAAGACGTGTTCCTGGAAATTGCCGACAAGGGAAACCATGCGAACTAG
- a CDS encoding ABC transporter permease, which produces MRTSTQRPPAPSNAQGTIKRIMLQGRYETLGMLSNGEQLIVAAVLPMLALIGLVLTDLLSDVADSAVNAATPGVLALCVVSTAFTGQGIATGFDRRYGVLRFLSTTPLGRTGLIYGKVIAVLTVLFLQVVVIGGLAAFMGWRPAPAGIPAAIVLLILGATAFTALGLLVAGTVRPEATLAITNLAWVLLAAAGGILFPSTRAPDYLQPFVDLLPSAALGDSLRAALISGTTSVSGILILLAWTIIAGFAATRWFKWN; this is translated from the coding sequence ATGCGAACTAGCACGCAGCGTCCGCCTGCCCCCAGCAATGCTCAGGGCACCATCAAACGCATCATGCTGCAGGGACGTTATGAAACCCTGGGCATGCTCAGCAACGGCGAACAACTCATTGTTGCGGCGGTACTGCCCATGCTGGCGCTGATCGGCTTGGTCCTCACGGATCTGCTGAGCGATGTTGCCGACAGTGCCGTGAATGCCGCCACCCCCGGCGTCTTGGCGCTCTGCGTGGTGTCCACCGCCTTCACCGGGCAGGGCATCGCCACCGGCTTTGACCGTCGTTATGGGGTACTGCGTTTCCTTTCCACCACACCGTTGGGCCGCACCGGCCTGATCTACGGAAAGGTCATCGCCGTGCTGACCGTGCTGTTTCTACAGGTGGTGGTCATCGGCGGACTCGCTGCATTCATGGGCTGGCGACCGGCACCGGCGGGCATCCCCGCGGCCATCGTTTTACTCATCCTGGGTGCGACGGCATTCACCGCGCTGGGATTATTGGTGGCCGGCACCGTCCGGCCCGAAGCCACCCTGGCCATCACCAATCTGGCGTGGGTACTACTCGCTGCAGCCGGCGGCATCCTGTTCCCGAGCACTCGAGCCCCCGATTACCTGCAGCCGTTTGTTGACCTCTTGCCCTCCGCCGCCCTGGGTGATTCCCTGCGCGCGGCACTGATCTCCGGAACCACCTCGGTTTCCGGCATCCTCATCCTGCTGGCATGGACAATCATTGCCGGTTTCGCCGCAACCCGCTGGTTCAAGTGGAACTAG
- the sufB gene encoding Fe-S cluster assembly protein SufB, which translates to MTDQIAPESTDAGVITEILEKNPELQGIGSYEYGWSDKNDAGANARRGINEDVVRNISELKSEPQWMLDMRLKGLKYFDRKPMPTWGADLSGIDFDNIKYFVRSTEKQATSWDDLPDDIKNTYDKLGIPEAEKQRLVSGVAAQYESEVVYHQLREDLEKQGVIFLDTDTALREHEDIFKEYFGTIIPVGDNKFASLNTSVWSGGSFVYVPKGVHVDIPLQAYFRINTENMGQFERTLIIADEDSYVHYIEGCTAPIYTSDSLHSAVVEIIVKKGARVRYTTIQNWSNNVYNLVTKRAVCEEGATMEWVDGNIGSKVTMKYPAVYLVGEGARGETLSLAFAGEGQHQDTGSKMVHIAPNTSSKIVSKSVARNGGRSAYRGLVQVREGAKGARNSVECDALLVDQISRSDTYPYIDVREDDVTMGHEATVSRVSEEQLFYLMSRGMTEEDAMGMIVRGFVEPIARELPMEYAMELNRLIELQMEGSVG; encoded by the coding sequence ATGACGGATCAGATTGCCCCCGAGTCCACTGACGCCGGCGTGATTACCGAGATCTTGGAGAAGAACCCAGAACTCCAGGGAATCGGTAGTTACGAATACGGGTGGAGCGACAAGAATGACGCAGGTGCCAATGCGCGCCGCGGCATCAACGAAGACGTTGTCCGCAACATCTCGGAGCTCAAGAGTGAGCCCCAGTGGATGCTGGACATGCGCCTGAAGGGCCTGAAGTACTTCGACCGCAAGCCCATGCCTACCTGGGGTGCAGACCTCTCGGGCATTGACTTCGATAACATCAAGTACTTTGTGCGCTCCACCGAGAAGCAGGCAACCAGTTGGGATGACCTGCCCGACGACATCAAGAACACCTACGACAAGCTCGGCATCCCCGAGGCAGAAAAGCAGCGCCTGGTTTCCGGTGTCGCCGCCCAGTACGAGTCCGAGGTTGTTTACCACCAGCTCCGCGAGGATCTGGAAAAGCAGGGTGTCATCTTCCTAGATACCGACACCGCGCTGCGCGAGCACGAAGACATCTTCAAGGAGTACTTCGGCACGATCATCCCGGTGGGCGACAACAAGTTTGCGTCGCTGAACACCTCGGTGTGGTCCGGTGGATCCTTCGTCTACGTCCCCAAGGGCGTCCACGTGGACATCCCGCTGCAGGCCTACTTCCGTATTAATACGGAAAACATGGGTCAGTTCGAGCGCACCCTGATCATTGCCGATGAGGACTCCTACGTTCACTACATCGAGGGCTGCACCGCCCCGATTTACACCTCGGATTCGCTGCACTCGGCAGTTGTGGAAATCATCGTGAAGAAGGGCGCTCGCGTCCGTTACACCACGATCCAGAACTGGTCGAACAACGTGTACAACCTGGTGACCAAGCGCGCCGTCTGTGAAGAGGGCGCCACCATGGAGTGGGTCGATGGCAACATCGGTTCCAAGGTCACCATGAAGTACCCGGCCGTTTACCTCGTGGGTGAAGGCGCTCGTGGAGAGACGCTCTCGCTCGCATTCGCCGGCGAAGGCCAGCACCAGGACACCGGATCGAAGATGGTGCACATCGCACCGAATACCTCCTCGAAGATCGTCTCGAAGTCGGTCGCCCGCAACGGTGGTCGCTCAGCCTACCGCGGCCTGGTCCAGGTTCGCGAAGGCGCCAAGGGTGCACGCAACTCGGTCGAGTGTGACGCGCTGCTGGTTGACCAGATCTCGCGTTCGGATACCTACCCGTACATCGACGTCCGCGAGGACGACGTGACCATGGGCCACGAGGCAACCGTTTCGCGCGTCTCCGAAGAGCAGCTGTTCTACCTGATGAGCCGCGGCATGACCGAAGAAGACGCCATGGGCATGATCGTGCGTGGCTTCGTCGAACCGATCGCCCGCGAGCTCCCGATGGAGTACGCCATGGAACTGAACCGCCTCATTGAACTGCAGATGGAAGGATCCGTCGGTTAA